The Bacteroidota bacterium genome includes the window TTGTCAAAAATAACCGAAGTGGAGCATTTAAAACAAAAAAGCCCAAGAATTTCTTCTCAGGCTTTTTTTCTTGTAGCGGGGGCCGGACTTGAACCGACAACCTTCGGGTTATGAGCCCGACGAGCTACCAATTGCTCCACCCCGCGATCAAAAATCTTATTTATATTTCCTGTACCGTAACTGTTATAATTTAGTCTTCAAATATAAACATTATTTCCCAATCCACCAAATATATAACAGTCCTAATCCTTATCCCCTATTTCAGATCTTCAAAACTGATGTCCATCAGGTCAAAACTCTGCCAGCTTGAATAATCATAATGCCACCATTCACTCTCGAGAGCTTTAAACCCGTGTTTTTCCATGACAGTCCTCAAAAGAGCGCGGTTTATCCTCTGCTGAGGTGATATTTTCATATACTTGTGGCTCGCCTTTTCTGTAAAATCATCGAAAACAGTCGGCATTTCGAGCAGTTCACCCGAAACGATGTCGTATAAACCGATATCAATCGCGCACCCCCTGTTGTGACGACTGCCGGTTTTGGGACTCGCGGCAAAATCCTCATCAAGGACAAATTCCCAGATTTTTTTTGTGATACTGTAGGGTCTGTATGCATCATAAACAACAAGCCCGATACCATTCAAAGCAAGTTCTTCAGCGATCTTTTTTAATGCTTCGGCAGCAGGTTTCCTTAAAAAAACTCCCGGAGTCGTGTAAAGCACCTGTTTTGTGACATTATCTGTAGTTGCGTACTTCACATCTTTGCGAAGATTTGGTGCTAATCCTTCAAGGTTGAGCAATGTGTTCTCAACATTGACGGCGACCTGAGCCAAATAAAGGGATTTGGAATTAACGACCTTTAATCCAAATTCATTTACGGGAACTTCCGGTTGGGAAAATGCAATACCTGAAAGAAACAGGAATACAGGAAGAAACCACTTGAAAGAAATATCAAACTTTTTCATTCGACTACCCTTAAAATTGGATATACACAGTAGTTTTTATCAAAATAAGGTGACTTTTTATAGAAAAACGAAAGTCTTGCATCGGGATCATTCCTGAATTTTTCATCTGATGCAAGTTTTTCTTCGAATTCCTTTTTTAAGCCAGGGTTGGCTGCGAGCATTTCGAGAGCCACTTTTTCCATAACATAATCCTCGAAATACTCCTTCATTTCAAAAATCTGATTAAAAAATCCCCATGATAGAAAGGAATCCTCGGAACGGGGTTCAAGCAGCAGGTTGATAACTTTAAGTGTCCTCTGATCGCAGGAAACAAAAAACGACCCGGAAGGAACCACTTCTTCTGATTTCGAAAGATCATATCCGGAAGTTACCCTGAAACGC containing:
- a CDS encoding M15 family metallopeptidase → MKKFDISFKWFLPVFLFLSGIAFSQPEVPVNEFGLKVVNSKSLYLAQVAVNVENTLLNLEGLAPNLRKDVKYATTDNVTKQVLYTTPGVFLRKPAAEALKKIAEELALNGIGLVVYDAYRPYSITKKIWEFVLDEDFAASPKTGSRHNRGCAIDIGLYDIVSGELLEMPTVFDDFTEKASHKYMKISPQQRINRALLRTVMEKHGFKALESEWWHYDYSSWQSFDLMDISFEDLK